One Anaerobaca lacustris DNA window includes the following coding sequences:
- a CDS encoding ArsR/SmtB family transcription factor, producing the protein MQALFAKQAEVAKAIAHPIRVAIVDFLRDGERCVCDIADHVGAERSNVSRHLSMMVHAGVLAWRKDGLKVFYELRTPCVLKFLGCIDDVLRDRTARDAALLKALG; encoded by the coding sequence ATGCAAGCTCTATTCGCAAAACAGGCAGAGGTCGCCAAGGCCATCGCCCACCCGATTCGCGTGGCGATCGTGGATTTCCTGCGGGACGGCGAGCGGTGTGTCTGTGATATCGCCGATCATGTGGGGGCCGAGCGATCGAACGTGTCCCGGCACCTGTCGATGATGGTTCATGCGGGGGTTCTGGCGTGGCGAAAAGACGGCCTGAAGGTGTTCTATGAATTGCGGACCCCCTGCGTGTTGAAGTTCCTCGGCTGCATCGATGACGTGCTGCGCGACAGGACTGCCCGCGATGCGGCCCTCCTCAAGGCGCTGGGGTAG